The following proteins come from a genomic window of Ornithinimicrobium cryptoxanthini:
- the tyrS gene encoding tyrosine--tRNA ligase translates to MSDIFEELQWRGLVAQTTDETALRKELSDGQVTVYCGFDPTAPSLHFGNLVQLVMLRHLQRAGHRVIVLVGGSTGLIGDPKPTSERTLKTKDQTAANVARIKELVLPFVEFEGDNPALLVDNLDWTAPMSALDFLREIGQHFRVNQMIRKDAVAARLQSEAGISYTEFSYQILQALDYLHLYREHGCTLQTGGQDQWGNLTAGVDLVHRAEGASVHVMTTPLLTDESGQKYGKSEGNAVWLSADMTSPYAFYQYWINVADSEVSKLLKVFTTRTREEIEDLERSTQERPHLREAHRVLATDVTTLVHGAEATAQVQAASQVLFGKGDPAEIDARTLSDATAELPGGPVSVGTTVVDALVITGLADSKGAARRLIGEGGVSINNVKVTDPELSLGEDEFLHGSIALLRRGRKNLAAARRAAS, encoded by the coding sequence GTGAGCGACATCTTCGAAGAGCTGCAGTGGCGAGGGCTGGTGGCCCAGACCACCGACGAGACAGCGCTGCGCAAGGAGCTGAGTGACGGCCAGGTCACGGTCTACTGCGGCTTCGACCCGACCGCCCCCTCCCTCCACTTTGGCAACCTGGTGCAGCTGGTCATGCTGCGCCACCTGCAGCGCGCAGGCCACCGGGTCATCGTCCTCGTCGGCGGCTCGACCGGCCTGATCGGGGACCCGAAGCCCACCAGCGAACGCACTCTCAAGACCAAGGACCAGACCGCAGCCAACGTGGCGCGGATCAAGGAGCTGGTCCTGCCGTTCGTCGAGTTCGAGGGCGACAACCCGGCTCTGCTCGTGGACAACCTGGACTGGACGGCCCCGATGTCGGCGCTCGACTTCCTGCGCGAGATCGGCCAGCACTTCCGGGTCAACCAGATGATCCGCAAGGATGCGGTCGCGGCCCGGCTGCAGAGCGAGGCGGGGATCAGCTACACCGAGTTCAGCTACCAGATCCTGCAGGCGCTGGACTACCTGCACCTCTACCGCGAGCACGGCTGCACGCTGCAGACCGGTGGACAGGACCAGTGGGGCAACCTCACCGCCGGTGTCGACCTGGTGCACCGCGCGGAGGGGGCGAGCGTGCATGTCATGACCACACCGTTGCTGACCGACGAGAGCGGTCAGAAATACGGCAAGTCCGAGGGCAACGCCGTGTGGCTGTCGGCGGACATGACCAGCCCCTATGCCTTCTACCAGTACTGGATCAACGTGGCCGACTCGGAGGTCAGCAAGTTGCTCAAGGTCTTCACCACACGCACCCGCGAGGAGATCGAGGACCTCGAGCGCTCGACGCAGGAGCGACCGCACCTGCGCGAGGCGCACCGAGTGCTCGCGACGGATGTGACGACCCTGGTGCACGGAGCTGAAGCGACCGCGCAGGTGCAGGCCGCCAGCCAGGTGCTCTTCGGCAAGGGCGACCCTGCCGAGATCGACGCCCGCACCCTGTCCGACGCGACCGCAGAGCTGCCGGGTGGGCCGGTGTCGGTCGGCACGACGGTGGTCGACGCCCTGGTCATCACCGGCTTGGCGGACAGCAAGGGCGCTGCTCGACGCCTCATCGGGGAGGGCGGCGTGAGCATCAACAACGTGAAGGTGACCGACCCTGAGCTCAGTCTCGGGGAGGACGAGTTCCTGCACGGGTCCATCGCGCTCCTGCGCCGAGGTCGCAAGAACCTCGCTGCGGCACGTCGCGCCGCATCCTGA
- a CDS encoding DNA-3-methyladenine glycosylase, producing MITHEFLARPALEVAPDLLGTVIEHDGVAVRLTEVEAYAGEQDPGSHAFRGRTRRNEVMFGPAGYLYVYFTYGMHTCANVVCGTDGTAQAVLLRAGELISGEEAARSRRTSARTGRVPAVRDLARGPARLAQALGLTLDDYGADLLGPGTVRLLPGEERIDPGVIRTGPRVGVRGPGGDGTAYPWRFWIDGEPSVSDYRPAAPLRRRS from the coding sequence GTGATCACGCACGAGTTCCTGGCCCGTCCTGCCCTCGAGGTGGCACCAGACCTGCTGGGGACGGTGATCGAGCACGATGGCGTCGCGGTGCGGCTCACCGAGGTCGAGGCGTATGCCGGCGAGCAGGACCCCGGATCCCATGCGTTCCGTGGTCGCACCAGGCGCAACGAGGTGATGTTCGGGCCGGCCGGCTATCTGTATGTCTACTTCACCTATGGCATGCACACCTGCGCCAACGTGGTGTGCGGCACCGACGGCACCGCTCAGGCTGTGCTGCTGCGGGCCGGTGAGCTGATCAGCGGGGAGGAGGCGGCCCGGAGCCGGCGCACGTCGGCGCGCACCGGCCGGGTGCCTGCGGTGCGTGACCTGGCGCGAGGTCCCGCGCGGCTGGCCCAGGCGCTCGGGCTGACGCTGGATGACTACGGCGCTGACCTGTTGGGACCGGGGACCGTGCGGCTGCTCCCTGGTGAGGAGCGGATCGATCCCGGCGTGATCCGCACTGGACCACGGGTCGGAGTGCGGGGTCCGGGTGGGGACGGCACGGCATACCCCTGGCGGTTCTGGATCGACGGGGAGCCGAGCGTGTCCGACTATCGGCCCGCCGCGCCCCTGCGCCGTCGCAGCTGA
- the argH gene encoding argininosuccinate lyase — protein sequence MTLSLWGGRFAGGPADALTELSRSTHFDWRLAPYDIAGSRAHARVLHQAGLLSAEDTATMLDGLRRLLADVESGEFVPAPEDEDVHTALERGLIERVGPDVGGRLRAGRSRNDQVATLFRMYLREHARVIGGKVLAVVEALAGQAARHPEVAMPGRTHLQHAQPVLLAHHLQAHAWPLLRDVDRLRDWDRRAGVSPYGSGALAGSSLGLDPEAVAHDLGMTASVENSIDGTASRDFAAEFAFVMAMIAVDISRLSEEVILWATAEFGFVTLDDAFSTGSSIMPQKKNPDVAELARGKAGRLIGDLTGLLATLKGLPLAYNRDLQEDKEPVFDQIDTLDVLLPAVSGMVETLTFHPERLEELAPQGFSLATDIAEWLVREGVPFRVAHEVAGECVRVCEQRGIGLDELSDDDLADISEHLTPQVRTVLTVAGSIASRDARGGTAAPRVSEQRTHLRKQIAVARHWVNDLPKIVD from the coding sequence ATGACCCTGAGCCTGTGGGGCGGCCGCTTTGCCGGCGGCCCAGCCGATGCCCTGACCGAGCTGTCCCGCTCGACCCACTTCGACTGGCGGCTAGCGCCCTATGACATCGCCGGCTCGCGCGCGCACGCCAGGGTGCTGCATCAGGCAGGGCTGCTCAGCGCCGAGGACACCGCCACCATGCTCGACGGGCTGCGCCGACTGCTGGCCGACGTGGAGTCAGGGGAGTTCGTGCCGGCGCCTGAGGACGAGGACGTGCACACGGCCCTCGAGCGGGGTCTGATCGAGCGGGTCGGCCCTGACGTCGGCGGGCGGCTGCGTGCCGGGCGCTCCCGCAACGACCAGGTGGCCACCCTCTTCAGGATGTATCTGCGCGAGCACGCGCGCGTCATCGGCGGCAAGGTCCTCGCAGTCGTCGAGGCGCTCGCAGGCCAGGCGGCACGCCACCCCGAGGTCGCGATGCCCGGGCGCACCCACCTGCAGCACGCCCAGCCGGTGCTGCTGGCCCACCACTTGCAGGCGCACGCCTGGCCGCTGCTGCGTGACGTGGACCGGCTGCGTGACTGGGACAGGCGCGCGGGGGTCTCGCCCTATGGCTCCGGGGCTCTCGCGGGCTCCTCGCTCGGGCTCGATCCGGAGGCTGTGGCGCACGACCTGGGCATGACCGCTTCGGTGGAGAACTCGATCGACGGCACGGCCAGCCGCGACTTCGCGGCCGAGTTCGCCTTCGTCATGGCGATGATCGCCGTCGACATCTCCCGCCTGTCCGAAGAGGTGATCCTCTGGGCGACAGCGGAGTTCGGCTTCGTCACCCTCGATGACGCCTTCTCGACCGGGTCGAGCATCATGCCGCAGAAGAAGAACCCCGACGTGGCCGAGCTGGCCCGGGGCAAGGCTGGTCGGTTGATCGGCGACCTCACTGGGCTGCTGGCCACACTCAAGGGGCTCCCGCTGGCCTACAACCGGGACCTGCAGGAGGACAAGGAGCCCGTCTTCGACCAGATCGACACCCTTGACGTCCTGCTGCCCGCCGTCAGTGGCATGGTCGAGACGCTCACCTTCCACCCCGAGCGGCTCGAGGAGCTGGCTCCACAGGGCTTCTCCCTGGCGACCGACATCGCCGAGTGGCTCGTGCGCGAAGGGGTGCCGTTCCGCGTGGCCCACGAGGTTGCCGGTGAGTGCGTGCGCGTCTGTGAGCAGCGGGGCATCGGACTGGACGAGTTGTCCGACGACGACCTTGCTGACATCAGTGAGCACCTGACCCCGCAGGTGCGCACCGTGTTGACCGTGGCCGGCTCGATCGCCTCGCGCGACGCCCGTGGTGGCACCGCCGCGCCCAGGGTGAGTGAGCAGCGCACGCACCTGCGCAAGCAGATCGCCGTCGCGAGGCACTGGGTCAACGACCTGCCGAAGATCGTCGACTGA
- a CDS encoding arginine repressor gives MSTAELPSGGIPTTRAARHQRIVDVLDRHEVASQSDLLDFLARDGISVTQATLSRDLLELGAVKVRKGRGQVYAVPAQGGDQALRPAFVEDGTRLARLCEELLVAARATGNQAVLRTPPGAAQYLASAIDRSDNPDVLGTIAGDDTILVITLEPDGGEEVAARFLALAGHDVVDRPTGASAGTRHTTDTPETMEP, from the coding sequence GTGAGCACTGCAGAGCTGCCGTCCGGGGGGATTCCGACGACCCGTGCCGCACGCCATCAACGAATTGTTGATGTGCTGGACCGGCACGAGGTCGCCTCACAGTCCGACCTGCTGGACTTCCTGGCCCGGGACGGCATCTCGGTCACCCAGGCGACGCTGTCGCGTGACCTGCTCGAGCTCGGCGCGGTCAAGGTTCGCAAGGGGCGGGGGCAGGTGTATGCCGTGCCCGCCCAGGGCGGTGACCAGGCGTTGCGCCCGGCGTTCGTGGAGGACGGCACCCGGCTGGCCAGGCTGTGCGAGGAGCTGCTCGTGGCGGCGCGGGCCACCGGCAACCAGGCCGTGCTGCGGACCCCTCCCGGTGCTGCGCAGTATCTCGCCTCGGCCATCGACCGCAGCGACAACCCCGACGTGCTGGGGACGATCGCGGGCGACGACACGATCCTGGTGATCACGCTGGAGCCCGACGGTGGCGAGGAGGTCGCGGCGCGGTTCCTGGCGCTGGCCGGCCACGACGTCGTCGACCGGCCGACCGGAGCGTCAGCCGGCACTCGGCATACGACTGACACACCAGAGACAATGGAGCCATGA
- a CDS encoding aminoglycoside phosphotransferase family protein — MSATPEPIQPYGVRISWDDLPQPVRDWVAGELGKVGEVRPQQGGFSPGTADRVRGSRGSAFVKAVGESLNAHTPDLVAREIAVLQQLPAYAGAPVLLSSLDERIAGERWVALMVEDIPGRHPHVPWQGHEVEAALDSLARLAAEPLPETVDLPALEEDMAGDVSLWPEIVADPPEGLDPWVVAHLDRLVELSAAAVPLLRGDRLVHTDIRSDNLLVTGDGAVRVVDWPWACRGSAWVDSLMLLFNVRVHGGPDVAAYAPRLADLGASEEDVDVLLSALLGYFVHAARLPAPPGLPTVRAFQRAQGGAAADWLRERWGDSA, encoded by the coding sequence ATGTCCGCGACCCCCGAGCCGATCCAGCCCTATGGCGTGCGGATCAGCTGGGATGATCTGCCGCAGCCAGTCCGCGACTGGGTGGCTGGGGAGCTCGGCAAGGTGGGCGAGGTCCGCCCGCAACAGGGCGGCTTCTCGCCGGGCACGGCCGATCGGGTGCGTGGCTCGCGGGGGAGCGCGTTCGTCAAGGCGGTGGGCGAGAGTCTGAACGCCCACACCCCGGACCTGGTCGCCCGCGAGATCGCTGTCCTGCAACAGCTGCCGGCGTATGCCGGGGCGCCGGTCCTGCTCTCCTCTCTCGACGAGCGCATCGCGGGTGAGCGCTGGGTCGCCCTGATGGTCGAGGACATCCCAGGGCGCCACCCGCATGTGCCGTGGCAGGGCCACGAGGTCGAGGCGGCGTTGGACTCCCTCGCGCGCCTGGCAGCTGAGCCGCTGCCCGAGACGGTCGACCTGCCGGCACTGGAGGAGGATATGGCCGGCGACGTGTCGTTGTGGCCCGAGATCGTGGCCGACCCGCCGGAGGGCCTGGACCCGTGGGTGGTGGCCCACCTGGACCGGCTCGTCGAGCTGAGCGCCGCAGCTGTGCCGCTCCTGCGAGGTGACCGTTTGGTGCACACCGACATCCGCTCGGACAACCTGCTGGTGACCGGAGACGGTGCTGTCCGGGTCGTCGACTGGCCCTGGGCCTGCCGCGGGAGTGCCTGGGTCGACTCGCTGATGCTGCTCTTCAACGTGCGGGTCCATGGGGGACCGGACGTGGCGGCATACGCGCCGCGGTTGGCCGACCTGGGCGCGAGCGAGGAGGACGTGGACGTCCTGCTGAGCGCGCTGCTCGGCTACTTCGTGCACGCCGCCCGGCTGCCCGCACCGCCCGGGTTGCCGACGGTGCGCGCGTTCCAGCGTGCCCAGGGCGGCGCGGCCGCGGACTGGCTGCGCGAACGGTGGGGCGATTCCGCATGA
- a CDS encoding SDR family NAD(P)-dependent oxidoreductase: protein MRMPRVALITGASRGIGAHLAGAFRGAGWEVVGLSRSGADDSTGTPTTACDVTDLAAVQAAVDGVIAEHGRIDLLVNNAGLVEREVPLWEADPEQWWQVMETNVRGPFLVTRAVVPHMIAAGGGRIINLNSGSGTRESAVLTAYHASKSALARLTGGVALAGAEHNVQAFDLAPGVIETDMTHGMQMHEDRTEWTSPEDLKALALAIADGELDGFSGRMVRAGADDLDVLRAKSAEGLGDGERMLRLRPWGEDDPLA from the coding sequence ATGAGGATGCCGAGGGTTGCCCTGATCACCGGTGCCTCACGAGGCATCGGGGCGCACCTTGCCGGAGCCTTCCGTGGCGCCGGGTGGGAGGTCGTGGGCCTGTCCCGCAGCGGAGCTGACGACTCCACTGGAACGCCGACGACCGCCTGCGACGTCACCGACCTGGCCGCGGTGCAGGCAGCCGTCGACGGGGTGATCGCCGAGCACGGCCGCATCGACCTGCTGGTCAACAACGCCGGCCTGGTCGAGCGTGAGGTCCCGCTCTGGGAGGCCGACCCCGAGCAGTGGTGGCAGGTGATGGAGACCAACGTGCGCGGTCCGTTCCTGGTGACCCGTGCCGTCGTGCCGCACATGATCGCTGCCGGTGGCGGCCGGATCATCAACCTCAACAGCGGCTCGGGGACGCGGGAGAGCGCGGTCCTCACGGCATACCACGCCAGCAAGTCGGCGCTGGCGCGGCTGACCGGCGGGGTGGCGCTCGCAGGTGCCGAGCACAACGTGCAAGCCTTCGACCTGGCGCCAGGTGTCATCGAGACCGACATGACCCACGGCATGCAGATGCACGAGGACCGGACCGAATGGACGAGTCCAGAGGACCTCAAGGCCCTGGCGTTGGCCATCGCGGACGGTGAGCTCGACGGCTTTTCGGGACGCATGGTGCGGGCCGGAGCCGACGACCTTGACGTGCTGCGAGCCAAGTCGGCCGAGGGGCTGGGTGACGGCGAGCGGATGCTCCGGCTGCGCCCCTGGGGCGAGGACGATCCGTTGGCGTGA
- the pheT gene encoding phenylalanine--tRNA ligase subunit beta, with product MRVPLDWLREYAEVPAGTTGTQVAADLVRVGLEEEGLHGGDVQGPLVVGRVLEMTPEEQKNGKTINWCQVDVGHANGTGEPQGIVCGAHNFAVGDLVPVILPGGVLPGNFEISARKTYGHVSAGMICSSLELGLGDDHDGIIVLTDWLGAGAEGLEPGQDAIPLLGLDRETVEVNVTPDRGYCFSLRGIAREYSHSTGVAYRDPALVRVVDGQEQPLTAPAATADGFGVELRDESPLEGAQGCDRFVTRIVRGLDPQAPTPAWMAIRLTEAGMRPISLAVDISNYVMLALGQPTHAYDLAKVTGPIVVRRVRAGEKLTTLDGVERTLDAEDLLITDGGEVLLGIAGVMGGASSEVSETTTDVLIEAAHFDPKTVARTARRHRLSSEASKRFERGVDPELAPQAAQLMVELMVEFGGGTADPAVTDAGQVSAPEPISFDPTMPTRYVGVDYGTDRVREILETIGCTVTDGRDGQLTVTPPTWRPDLLTGPDLVEEVARIDGYDKIPSILPTAPGGRGLTHAQRARRTVAAALAGQGLDEVLTYPFVGESRFEDLGLGADDQRRHAVRLANPLSDEAPLMRTELLQTLPDAVRRNLGRGAKDVALFEIDTVTLPDLARKAPVPGVGVKPDDAVLEEIRAAVPHQPLHVAMVATGQAERAGWWGPGRTTDVTDVVGWAHAVCDALGVEVERLQTEREPFHPGRCVELTLPDGTTIGWAGELHPKASKALGVPERTVTAELDLDVLIAASDRRAQGAPMSNHPPAGSDIALTVSRSTSFGDLLESVRDGAGELLESVRLFDVYRGDQIGDDQQSLAFHLVFRADDRTLKTEEVNAARDAAVAQAAKDHGAVQR from the coding sequence ATGCGGGTTCCCCTTGACTGGCTGAGGGAGTATGCCGAGGTGCCGGCAGGCACGACCGGCACCCAGGTGGCCGCTGACCTGGTCCGGGTCGGGTTGGAGGAGGAGGGTCTGCACGGCGGTGACGTGCAGGGTCCCCTCGTGGTTGGTCGTGTGCTGGAGATGACTCCGGAGGAGCAGAAGAACGGCAAGACCATCAACTGGTGCCAGGTGGACGTCGGCCACGCCAACGGCACGGGCGAGCCGCAGGGGATCGTCTGTGGGGCGCACAACTTCGCGGTCGGTGACCTGGTGCCGGTGATCCTGCCCGGCGGTGTGCTGCCCGGGAACTTCGAGATCTCGGCGCGCAAGACCTATGGCCATGTGAGCGCCGGCATGATCTGCTCCTCGCTCGAGCTCGGCCTGGGTGACGACCACGACGGCATCATCGTGCTCACTGACTGGCTGGGTGCTGGAGCCGAGGGGTTGGAACCCGGCCAGGACGCCATCCCACTGCTGGGCCTGGACCGGGAGACCGTCGAGGTCAACGTCACGCCCGACCGCGGCTACTGCTTCTCCCTGCGCGGCATCGCCAGGGAGTACTCCCACAGCACCGGTGTCGCCTACCGTGACCCAGCGCTGGTGCGCGTCGTCGACGGGCAGGAGCAGCCGCTCACGGCACCCGCCGCGACCGCCGACGGCTTCGGCGTGGAGCTGCGCGACGAGTCGCCCCTCGAAGGTGCGCAGGGCTGCGACCGGTTCGTCACCCGCATCGTGCGCGGGCTGGACCCGCAGGCGCCGACACCCGCGTGGATGGCCATCCGCCTGACCGAGGCCGGGATGCGTCCGATCAGCCTTGCGGTCGACATCTCGAACTACGTCATGCTCGCTCTCGGCCAGCCCACGCACGCCTACGACCTGGCCAAGGTCACCGGGCCGATCGTCGTGCGCCGCGTCCGGGCGGGGGAGAAGCTGACGACCCTGGACGGCGTCGAGCGCACGCTCGACGCCGAGGACCTGCTGATCACCGACGGTGGGGAGGTCCTGCTCGGCATCGCCGGTGTGATGGGTGGCGCCTCCAGCGAGGTCAGCGAGACCACCACCGACGTGCTCATCGAAGCGGCGCACTTCGACCCCAAGACGGTCGCCCGCACCGCGCGTCGGCACCGGCTCTCCAGCGAGGCGTCCAAGCGGTTCGAGCGTGGCGTCGACCCCGAGCTCGCCCCGCAGGCGGCCCAGCTGATGGTCGAGCTGATGGTCGAGTTCGGCGGCGGCACCGCCGACCCCGCGGTCACCGACGCCGGCCAGGTCAGCGCGCCGGAGCCGATCAGCTTCGACCCCACGATGCCGACGCGCTATGTCGGCGTGGACTACGGCACCGACCGGGTGCGCGAGATCCTCGAGACCATCGGGTGCACGGTCACCGATGGCAGGGACGGACAGCTCACCGTGACCCCACCGACCTGGCGCCCCGACCTGCTGACCGGGCCCGACCTGGTTGAGGAGGTCGCACGGATCGATGGCTACGACAAGATCCCCTCCATCCTGCCGACCGCGCCGGGTGGACGCGGACTCACCCACGCCCAGCGTGCCCGCCGCACCGTGGCCGCAGCCCTTGCCGGTCAGGGCCTAGACGAGGTGCTGACCTATCCGTTCGTCGGTGAGTCCCGCTTCGAGGACCTAGGTCTGGGAGCGGACGACCAGCGCCGGCACGCGGTCCGACTGGCCAACCCGTTGTCGGACGAGGCACCGCTCATGCGCACCGAGCTGCTCCAGACGCTGCCGGACGCAGTGCGTCGCAACCTGGGGCGCGGGGCCAAGGACGTCGCACTGTTTGAGATTGACACCGTCACCCTGCCCGACCTGGCCCGCAAGGCGCCGGTGCCCGGCGTGGGGGTCAAGCCCGATGACGCGGTGCTGGAGGAGATCCGCGCAGCTGTCCCGCACCAGCCGCTGCATGTCGCGATGGTCGCCACCGGCCAGGCCGAGCGCGCCGGGTGGTGGGGCCCCGGCCGCACCACCGACGTCACCGACGTCGTGGGCTGGGCCCATGCGGTCTGCGACGCTCTCGGTGTGGAGGTCGAGCGGCTGCAGACCGAACGCGAGCCCTTCCACCCCGGTCGCTGCGTCGAGCTGACCCTGCCCGATGGCACGACCATCGGCTGGGCCGGCGAGCTGCACCCCAAGGCCTCCAAGGCTCTCGGCGTCCCCGAGCGCACCGTCACCGCCGAGCTCGACCTGGACGTCCTGATCGCGGCCAGCGACCGTCGCGCCCAGGGCGCCCCCATGTCCAACCACCCGCCCGCCGGTTCTGACATCGCGCTGACTGTGTCTCGCAGCACCAGCTTCGGCGACCTGCTCGAGTCGGTGCGCGACGGCGCAGGTGAGCTGCTCGAGTCGGTGCGACTGTTCGATGTCTACCGCGGCGACCAGATCGGTGACGACCAGCAGAGCCTGGCCTTCCACCTGGTCTTCCGTGCCGATGACCGCACGCTGAAGACCGAGGAAGTCAACGCCGCCCGGGATGCAGCGGTCGCCCAGGCGGCCAAGGACCACGGCGCGGTCCAGCGATGA
- the pheS gene encoding phenylalanine--tRNA ligase subunit alpha, with the protein MSGPNTNYDPVEVSALDPEAIESNVTEALAAITAAASLDELKVARISHAGEKSPLALANREIGALPPSAKAEAGKRVGQARGQVNKALAVRQAELEAERDERILVEEAMDLTVRPDRRPFGHRHPLTLTAERMADVMVGMGWEIAEGPGVEAEWFNFDALNFDKDHPARQMQDTFFVDPADAGIVLRTHTSPGQARSLLERGAPLYVAVPGKTFRTDELDATHTPVFHQMEGLAIDEGLTMAHLKGTLDRLASALFGEGLKTRLRPAYFPFTEPSAEMDFQCFVCRGEDTDCRTCGGTGWIEWGGCGMVNHNVLRACGIDPERYQGFAFGMGVERSLMFRNHLADMREIIEGDVRFNAQFGMEI; encoded by the coding sequence GTGTCCGGACCCAACACCAACTACGACCCGGTCGAGGTGAGCGCCCTCGACCCCGAAGCGATCGAGAGCAACGTCACCGAGGCCCTCGCAGCCATCACCGCAGCGGCCAGCCTTGACGAGCTCAAGGTCGCCCGCATCTCGCACGCCGGGGAGAAGAGCCCGCTTGCCCTGGCAAACCGTGAGATCGGGGCACTGCCACCGAGCGCCAAAGCCGAGGCCGGCAAGCGCGTCGGCCAGGCCCGTGGGCAGGTCAACAAGGCGCTTGCCGTCCGGCAGGCCGAGCTCGAGGCCGAGCGCGACGAGAGGATCCTGGTCGAGGAGGCCATGGATCTGACCGTGCGTCCAGACCGCCGGCCGTTCGGACACCGCCACCCGTTGACGCTGACGGCCGAGCGGATGGCCGATGTGATGGTCGGCATGGGCTGGGAGATCGCCGAGGGGCCCGGGGTCGAGGCCGAGTGGTTCAACTTCGACGCACTCAACTTCGACAAGGACCACCCGGCCCGCCAGATGCAGGACACCTTCTTTGTCGACCCCGCCGACGCCGGCATCGTCCTGCGCACGCACACCTCGCCGGGCCAGGCCCGCTCGCTGCTCGAGCGCGGCGCGCCGCTCTATGTCGCGGTGCCGGGCAAGACGTTCCGCACCGATGAGCTGGACGCCACGCACACGCCCGTCTTCCACCAGATGGAGGGCCTGGCGATCGACGAGGGTCTGACCATGGCCCACCTCAAGGGGACCCTGGACCGCCTGGCCAGCGCCCTCTTCGGCGAGGGTTTGAAGACCCGGCTGCGCCCGGCATACTTCCCGTTCACCGAGCCCAGCGCCGAGATGGACTTCCAGTGTTTCGTCTGCCGGGGTGAGGACACCGACTGTCGGACCTGCGGAGGCACGGGCTGGATCGAGTGGGGTGGCTGCGGCATGGTCAACCACAACGTGCTGCGCGCCTGCGGCATCGACCCGGAGCGCTATCAGGGTTTCGCGTTTGGCATGGGGGTGGAGCGGAGCCTGATGTTCCGCAACCACCTGGCTGACATGCGCGAGATCATCGAGGGAGACGTGCGCTTCAACGCGCAGTTCGGGATGGAGATCTGA
- a CDS encoding IS30 family transposase produces MVLRSYGLGLVAAGMALEEVGRVLARDRSSVLRWVRATGVAADQLVLRPELLPAGFLEGGYVDARGLLTPAGEELIAPVRVAGQVGQPSSAQRRAEAFGMLAEGKSLTAVARTLGINESTLYRWIVAQGWSGQPGGIGGLDGASRAAARASLVPAVPMDEDYRDERGRLTQAGRGVLQHLAGTTATNAHIARVLGVHRSTIGRELARFADRAGYRARAAQDLATAAAARPQARRLSCPRLRAAVIERLNKRWSPEQVAADLRLSYPDEEDMWVSHETIYQALYVQGKGSLRHEVKVAKATRTGRTSRKPRSKLPPKASSRSWIDEDNHISARPAEVADRAVPGHWEGDLVIGAKGATALITLAERATRNVLIYRLPDRHDAPTVTQALIQMVADLPGDLRRTITWDQGSELAEHADFTLASDCQVYFCDPHSPWQRGTNENTNGLIRDFFPKGTDFAKVTDEEVRDAQDLLNTRPRKTLGFATPAARLAELLTVAQTP; encoded by the coding sequence ATGGTGCTGCGTTCGTATGGTCTGGGTTTGGTGGCTGCTGGGATGGCTCTGGAGGAGGTGGGCAGGGTCTTGGCCCGGGACCGGTCGTCGGTGCTTCGTTGGGTGCGGGCCACGGGTGTGGCCGCCGACCAGCTCGTCTTGCGACCGGAGCTGTTGCCGGCTGGCTTCCTTGAGGGCGGTTATGTCGATGCCCGGGGCTTGCTGACCCCGGCCGGGGAGGAGTTGATCGCTCCGGTGCGGGTGGCCGGTCAGGTGGGCCAGCCGAGCAGTGCACAGCGTCGCGCCGAAGCGTTCGGAATGCTTGCCGAGGGAAAGAGCCTGACAGCGGTCGCCCGCACGCTCGGCATCAACGAGTCGACCCTGTACCGGTGGATCGTCGCGCAGGGGTGGTCCGGGCAACCCGGTGGGATCGGGGGGTTGGACGGCGCGTCGCGGGCGGCGGCTCGCGCGAGCCTGGTACCTGCTGTACCTATGGATGAGGACTACCGCGATGAGCGGGGCCGGTTGACCCAGGCCGGGCGCGGGGTGCTCCAGCACCTGGCTGGCACCACCGCGACCAACGCCCATATCGCCAGGGTGCTGGGCGTGCACCGCTCCACGATCGGTCGGGAGCTGGCCCGGTTCGCTGACCGAGCCGGCTACCGCGCTCGGGCCGCGCAGGACCTTGCCACTGCCGCGGCGGCCCGTCCGCAGGCCCGCCGGTTGTCCTGCCCGCGGTTGCGAGCCGCGGTGATCGAGCGGCTGAACAAGAGGTGGTCGCCCGAGCAGGTCGCTGCTGACCTGCGTCTCAGCTACCCGGACGAGGAAGATATGTGGGTGTCCCACGAGACGATCTACCAAGCGCTGTACGTCCAGGGCAAAGGCTCCCTGCGTCACGAGGTGAAGGTGGCCAAGGCCACCCGCACCGGCCGCACGAGCCGCAAGCCCCGCTCCAAGCTGCCGCCCAAGGCCAGCAGCCGGTCCTGGATCGATGAGGACAACCACATCAGCGCCCGACCTGCCGAGGTGGCCGACCGGGCCGTGCCCGGCCACTGGGAAGGAGACCTCGTCATCGGTGCCAAGGGCGCCACCGCGTTGATCACCCTGGCCGAGCGGGCCACCCGCAACGTGCTGATCTACCGACTCCCGGACCGCCACGACGCCCCGACCGTGACCCAGGCCCTGATCCAGATGGTCGCCGACCTCCCGGGCGACCTGCGCCGAACCATCACCTGGGACCAAGGATCTGAGCTGGCTGAGCACGCTGATTTCACACTGGCCAGTGACTGCCAGGTCTACTTCTGTGACCCGCACTCACCCTGGCAACGCGGCACCAACGAGAACACCAACGGCCTGATCCGTGACTTCTTCCCCAAAGGCACCGACTTCGCCAAGGTCACCGACGAAGAAGTCCGTGACGCCCAGGACCTCCTGAACACCCGACCCCGCAAAACACTCGGCTTCGCGACTCCCGCCGCTAGACTCGCCGAACTACTCACCGTTGCGCAGACCCCTTGA